From a single Candidatus Thorarchaeota archaeon genomic region:
- the dut gene encoding dUTP diphosphatase translates to MKKDQITVKVKLIHPDAKVPTRARAGDVAFDLYSSVEYTLQPGERFAVPTGISIEIPEGYEGEVRPRSGLAIKHGITVLNSPGTIDSGYRGEVKSILINLGTDPFVIEKGMRISQLAIRPVPNVQMVETDTLSETERGERGFGSTGM, encoded by the coding sequence ATGAAGAAAGACCAGATCACAGTCAAGGTCAAATTGATACACCCCGATGCAAAGGTGCCGACAAGAGCGAGAGCAGGGGATGTTGCCTTTGATCTCTATTCGTCAGTTGAATATACACTGCAGCCAGGAGAGCGATTTGCAGTTCCAACAGGAATCAGTATTGAGATTCCTGAGGGGTATGAGGGAGAAGTCCGACCCAGAAGTGGCCTTGCAATCAAGCATGGCATAACTGTTCTCAACTCACCAGGAACTATTGACAGTGGCTATCGTGGAGAGGTCAAGTCGATCTTGATCAATCTTGGGACTGATCCGTTCGTCATCGAGAAAGGCATGAGGATCAGTCAGCTTGCCATTAGACCCGTTCCGAATGTTCAGATGGTAGAGACAGATACCCTCTCTGAAACTGAGAGAGGCGAAAGAGGATTTGGAAGTACAGGAATGTAA
- a CDS encoding PadR family transcriptional regulator, with protein MSKHVQDEIVRWTKEIKRGAVTLAIMALLARSRAYGYELVKSLGEKAPFLALEQGTVYPLLRRMEKRDLLNAEWDYDDPAKPKKYYTLTDDGRAALSEMCRIWSEMSEGMAAVIEEVST; from the coding sequence ATGTCGAAACACGTACAGGATGAGATTGTGCGATGGACTAAGGAGATTAAGCGAGGAGCTGTCACCTTGGCAATAATGGCACTATTGGCTCGTAGCAGAGCGTATGGCTATGAGCTTGTGAAGAGTCTTGGCGAAAAGGCACCTTTTCTTGCGCTTGAGCAGGGGACGGTGTATCCATTATTGCGACGCATGGAGAAAAGAGATCTTTTGAATGCAGAATGGGACTACGATGATCCGGCCAAACCTAAGAAATACTATACACTAACGGATGATGGCCGTGCTGCTTTAAGTGAAATGTGTCGAATTTGGTCTGAGATGTCCGAGGGGATGGCAGCCGTCATTGAGGAGGTGTCAACATGA
- a CDS encoding class I SAM-dependent methyltransferase has translation MQIPTFEPPQQTVSLEELRGDRLILDVGAGGEGIVARLGRSRVCAVDIRMDEIREARIHDPPSQWLVADGRDLCFADNTFDMVTFWFSLGYFRTAENKTRAIREAYRVLQNGGILSIKAAQITCEEERFIFRVLYTFPDGTLSSVGYGVRGNQEQTMKSMRELIEDTGFECKSCKDHGHWFEIIAVK, from the coding sequence ATGCAGATACCAACTTTTGAACCACCTCAACAGACAGTGAGCCTAGAGGAACTACGGGGCGACCGTCTAATCCTTGATGTAGGAGCTGGGGGCGAAGGGATTGTCGCCCGACTTGGGAGGAGCCGAGTCTGTGCTGTAGATATTCGGATGGATGAGATTCGGGAGGCGCGAATCCATGATCCACCATCTCAATGGCTTGTTGCTGATGGGAGAGATCTTTGTTTTGCCGATAATACCTTTGACATGGTGACATTCTGGTTCTCGTTAGGATATTTTAGGACTGCTGAGAATAAGACACGAGCAATTAGAGAGGCATATAGAGTGCTTCAGAATGGGGGTATTCTGTCCATCAAGGCGGCTCAGATCACTTGTGAAGAAGAGAGGTTCATTTTCCGTGTATTGTATACCTTTCCTGATGGAACACTCTCAAGCGTAGGATATGGTGTAAGAGGGAATCAAGAACAGACCATGAAAAGCATGAGAGAATTGATTGAGGACACAGGATTCGAATGCAAAAGTTGTAAGGATCATGGCCACTGGTTTGAGATCATCGCAGTAAAATAG